DNA from Rhodobacteraceae bacterium M382:
CACCCGGAAGAAGGTCGTCACCGGCCCTGCCCCCATGTTCGATGCCGCCCGTGTCAGGCTTTGGTCAAAACCGGACAGGGTCGCGGTCACCGTAATGATCACGAATGGAGTTCCCAGGGCCGCGTGGGCCAGAATCAAACCGGCATAGGTCTTGGCCAAGCCGACGCCCGAGAAAAAATAGAACAGACCAGACGCGGTAATCACCAACGGAACGATCATCGGCGAAATCAGCAACGCCATGATTGGGCGCCGCCAAGGCATTTCGGATCTCGACAGACCAATGGCCGCCAAAGTACCCAAGGCCGTGGACAACAATGTTGCCCAAATCCCGATGAAGAACGAGTTGCGGATCGAACGGATCCACTGGGCATTGTTCCACATGTCCGACCACCAGCCGGCGATGGCTTCGGGAGCCACCATACCATTGGCCAGAATGTCCTTGTACCAACGCAACGAGAACGCATCAGGATCCAGTGCGAGCATACCGGGAGTAAAGCTGAAGTAAGGCTCCTGGTTGAAGCTGAGCGGGATCAGGATGATGATGGGCGTGATCAGAAAGACAAAGATCGCACCACAGATCGTCCGGAAGGTGTAGAACCACAACACCTCGCGCGCTGTCGCATAAGGTGGCTGGTTGAGCCGGTAGGATCCCGTATGCAACCACAGTGCCATGCGCCCGATGATGTAGCCAACAAACATCAGCAGCACCCCATAGGGGAAACTGACCAGCAAGGACCCAAGAATCAGGAAGGCGGCACCCGTGGCCAACCCAGCCATCAATGGTTTGGGGACAGCCTTGACCACGACCATACCGGCCGCAGCAAAGATCACAGCACCAACCAGTAGGTAAGGTAGGAACAGGGATAGGCTGCCCTGCGCTGTCATCAGACCAATCAGTGCACCGAACCCGGCCAGGATACCCAATGTAAAGCCAATGGGCGGCTGCGGCGGGATATATCTAAATTCACCACTACTCATGTCAGATCACCCAAGTTTCATATTGTCGATGCCGACAATGCGGTCATACAACCAGAACAGGAACAGCACGAACACCAGCAACACCAGCCCCAGGGCCGCGGCAAGGTTCCAGTTCAACGACCTTCGCATGTGGAAATCGATGATGTTCGAAATCATCTGGCCGTCTTGCCCCCCCACAAGTGCAGGCGTGATGTAGTATCCAATCGCAAGGATGAATACGAGCATAGCACCCGCGCCGATACCGGGAACAGACTGTGGGAAATAGACCCGCCAGAACGCGGTCCAGTTCGTAGCCCCCATGGATTTCGCAGCACGCACATAATACGGCGGGATGGTTTTCATCACCGAGTAGAGCGGTAGGATCATAAACGGCAGCATGATGTGCGTCATCGCAATCAATGTCCCGGTCTTGTTGTAGATCAACGAGAACCTGGCATCATCGGTCGCAAGTCCAAAAACCACAAAGAGGTCATTCATCACGCCCTGCGCCTGCAACATGGCAATCCACGCCGTGGTTCGCACCAGAAGCGATGTCCAAAACGGCAGCAACACCAGAATGAGCAACAGGTTCGATGTGCGCACTGTCAGGGTCGACAGCAAGTAGGCCACCGGATACCCCAGAAGCAGGCAGAATATTGTCACCAGGAAAGAGATCTCGAGCGTTCGATAGAACAGCTTGCCGTGGATTCGGCGCTCTTCATCCTGGCGTTCAAATGATCCGTCGGCGTTGTATTTCATATCCAGCGCAGACGCCACATAGCCCGGGTTGAATGTCACGGATGCGATTTTGATCGCTTTCCAGACTTCGATGTCGGCCCAGTCTTTGTCCTTGGCGATCAAAGCTTCCATGAAGGGAGCTTCCATCTTCTTGGCGCTACGGGCGGTTTTGGTAAACAGGCTGCGGGTACCGGATTTCTCACGGTTCACCCGGGTTGCAACCTGACCGATTGTCTTGTTTTCCCGCGCTTTTGCCAAATCGGAAACCATCGCCGCTGCCATGGCTTCGGTTGGCGGTGAAATCGCGTCCCAATCGGACATCGACGCCGCGGATTCGGGCATCAGGTTGGTATAGCGTGCATCGTAAACAGCCTGCTGTAGCAGGACCACGATTGGCACAAGAAAGACCACGATAATGAAGGCGATCAGTGGAAATGCGAGCCCGAAAGCGCGCGCGCGGCTGCGGAACATTGCCTGGGCAAGACGCTTTTTAAGAGGCGTGCCATCCGCGGCAAGCAGCGGTCCGGAGGACCCTGTGGTGTCTGTCATAAGTCTCTGGCCTCGAAAGAATTCTTGGCGAAATGGAAAAGGCCCGGCATGGGCCTTTTCCACATTTCATTCGCAGATTAGTTGGCCAGCCAAGAGTTGAAACGGTCGTTCAGCTCGTCCTGGTTGTCAGCCCAGAATTCAAAGTTGTTGACCAGAGCATTTTCCAGGTTTGCTTCGGCAGTCGGCATGTGCGGACCCATCTCAGTCTTGCCGTCGTTGTACAGACCAACAAGCGGACCGGACGATTTACGCGCCGGGCCATAGGAAATCCAGGATGCCTGTGCGGCCAGCTGCTGGGTGTCCGTGGAGAACGCCAGGAAGTCCAGAGCCGCGGCTTTGTTTGGTGCACCTTTGGGCATGACCCACAGGTCAAAGTCCATGATCTGACCGTCCCAGACCACTTCGAACGGTTTGCCTTCACCGGCAGCCGCGTTGAAGATCCGACCGTTATAAGCGGTGGTCATGACAACTTCGCCATCGGCCAACAGCTGCGGAGGCTGGGCGCCAGCTTCCCACCAGACAACGCTGTCTTTGATGGTGTCCAGCTTGGCAAATGCGCGATCCACACCTTCGTCGGTGTCCAGGATTCCATAGACTTCGGCCGCCGGAACACCGTCTGCCATCAGAGCCATTTCCAGCAACGATTTGGGGTTCTTGCGCAGGCCGCGCTTGCCCGGGAAGCCTTCGAGATCGAACAGGTCATCGATGCTGTCGACGCCCGGAGTTTTCGAGCTGTCATATGCGAAAACAGTCGACCACACGATGTTGGCAACAGCACAGTCGCTCAGCGCACCTTCGATGAAGTCATCGGAAGCTGGGGTGCCGTCGGGTGCCGCAGGCAGGATCGAATGATCGATCTCTTCCAGCAGACCTTCGTCACAGCCGCGGATCGCGTCGGACAGTTCTACGTCAACCAGGTCCCATGTGACAGTACCGGCTTCGACCTGAGATTTGATTTCCGCGAGACCACCATTGTAGTCCTCGGAGACAACCGTGTTGCCGGTCTTGGCGGCCCATGGCTTGTGATAGGCTTCGACTTGGCTTTTGGTATAGGCGCCGCCCCAGCTGACAACGGTGATGGAATCAGCAGCCGATGCAACACCGGCAGTAAAGGCCAATGCCGTGGTCGCGAGAAGGGTTTTGGTCAGGTTCATACTTATACTCTCCTAGTTGGTATTCAGGTTGGTTTTGTCCCTCGGTCCATTGGTGGCCGAGGGTTGTTGGAAATTTGAATTACGCGTCCAGCGCGCGGCAGTCGTCCGGCAACCAGCCGATTTCGATCTGCGCACCAGGTTCCAAACGCACCTGATCAGGTGCATTTCGGGACTTGATGACAAAGTCGTCGTTTCCGGCCACGCTCAGACGTGTGCGGAAAATGTCGCCCATGTAGATGAATTCCTTGACCGTAGCCTTCAGAAGGTGCGCGCCACCTTGCAAACGATCCTTGTTGAATTCCACGCGTTCAGGACGGATTGAAACACGGGTCCGCTCACCTGGCTTGGTCACATTAACCGGCTTGCAGTCAATCAGTTCGCCATCGTCCAGCTGAACTAGCGCGATGCCGTTGTTGATCTCCTTGACCACACCTTCGAGCGTGTTGTTCTCGCCGATGAACTGGGCAACGAAACTGTTCTGGGGCGCTTCGTACAGCTCATCTGGCGGTGCCAGCTGCTGAATCACACCGTCGTTGAACACGGCGACACGGTCTGACATGGTCAAAGCTTCGGTTTGGTCGTGGGTCACATACACCACGGTAATACCCAAACGGTGGGCCAAGTGGGTAATCTCGAACTGCATCTTTTCCCGCAGCTGCTTGTCCAGCGCGCCGAGCGGTTCGTCCATCAGAACCAGTTCCGGTTCGAACACAAGCGCACGGGCCAGGGCGATCCGCTGTTGTTGGCCACCCGACAACTGTGCGGGACGTCGCCCACCAAAGGCACCCATTTCAACCATATCCAGGGCGCGTTTGATTTTTTCTTCACGTTCGGATTTGCCGAACTTGCGCACTTCCAGAGGAAAGCTGAGGTTCTCCGCAATGGTCATGTGCGGAAACAGGGCATAGTTCTGAAAAACCATGCCAATGCCGCGCTTGTGCGGCGGGATGTTGTTAATCGGACGCCCGTCAAGGCGAATTTCGCCATGGGTGGCTGTTTCAAACCCGGCCAGCATCATCAGGCAGGTGGTTTTACCCGACCCTGACGGCCCCAACATGGTAAGGAATTCGCCCTTGGGCAATTGGAGGTTAAGATCTTTGACGACAAGCACCTCGCCGTCATAGCTTTTCTGAACGCGTTCGAACTCCACGAACGCGTTGTTATTCGATGCATCAGCCAAATCAGGCTCCCCGTCTATGTTCCCGGCAGCTTGGCGCTGCACTTGTTTTGATCTAATCACACCCAGCATAGGTAACGCTAGGTACGAATAAAATAAATTTCCGAAGCTTCGGTTACGTAAAAACTATGTTCTCAAGCGTGAACTTCGGAAGTTCGTTGCTATGGGGAGTTGATTACAATTCGCACCAGAGGCGGCGACTTTTTGCGACTCATTGATGACGATTTGCGCCGCGCACATGTCGCATTTGGTTCGGTTGCGCCCCCTATTCGTCTTTCAGGGGCTGCAACCGATCCTGATGGCGTGGGACCAATTAACTGATTTCTCGGCTTTTTAGCAGATTTTAGGAGGCAGAGACCATCAACCCGTCGCCGGTGATCTGTTCAAGGCAGTCATCCAAGGCCAGACGCGCCCGTTTAATCATCAGGTCAATCTCGGACCGAGAGATAACCAATGGCGGTGAGATCACCATCCGGTCGCCCACATGGCGCATGATAAGGTTGTTGGCAAAAGACTTCTCGCGGCAAATCAGTCCAACAGTCCCCTCGTCGGCGGCAAATTTGGCGCGCGTTTTCTTGTCCGGAGTCAATGCGATCGAAGCCATCATACCAACGATCTTAGCCTCGCCAACCAGCGGGTGATCGACCAGGCTTTCCCATTTTTCTTTTAGATAGGGGCCCGTGTCGACCCGAACCTGATCAACAATTTGCTCTTCTTCCAGAATTCGGATGTTTTCCAATGCCACGGCAGCGGCGACCGGATGCCCGGAATAAGTGTAACCATGATTGAATTCATCGCTGGCAATCACACCCGCGATCTCCTCGCTCACGACCGATGCTGCGATTGGCGCATAGCCTGAGCTAAGGCCCTTGGCGATGGTAATGATATCAGGCCTGATCCCCATGGTTTCACTGCCGAACCAATTTCCGGTCCGGCCAAAGCCACAGATGACCTCGTCCGCGATCAACAGGATTTCATACTTGTCACAGATCCTTTGAATCTCGGGCCAATAAGTTTCCGGGGGCACGATAACTCCCCCGGCACCCTGCACCGGTTCTGCGATAAAGGCGGCGACACGGTCTTCGCCCAATTCCAGAATTGCGTCTTCCAAAGCACGCGCACGCGTCAAACCAAAGTCTTCGGGGGACGACTCTCCGCCTTCGGCCCACCAGTGAGGTTGCTCTATGTGATGAATGTCCGGAATCGGAATCCCGCCTTGTGCGTGCATTGCGGACATTCCACCCAAGCTGCCACTGCCAACGGATGATCCATGGTAGGCATTCTTGCGCGAAATGAAGATCGACTTATCCGGCTTGCCTTTCAAAGCCCAATAATGCCGAACCATGCGAATATTGGTGTCATTGGCCTCGGATCCCGAGCCGGCGAAAAACACATGGTTCAGATCACCCGGGGTGAGTTCGGCGATTTTGTCCGCCAGGGCAATCGCAGGAACGTGGGTGGTCTGAAAAAACGTATTGTAATACGGCAGCTCCCGCATCTGGCGTGCTGCAATATCTGCCAGTTCGTCCCGACCATATCCGATATTCACACACCAAAGGCCGGCCATGCCGTCCAGAATCTCACAGCCTTCGCTGTCAGTCAGATACACACCCTTGGCGCGTGTGATCACTCGCACGCCCTTGTCAGCCAGTTCACCATTGGCGGTAAACGGATGCATATGATGGGCCGCGTCAAGGGCCTGCAATTCTTCCGTTGGCATGTGGTTTGTAATCGCGGTCATCTGCAAGCAACTCCTGAATTCGAGATACCAGCCACAATATGATCAAATTTTACGGTGTCAATCGAATCAGTTGCCCTCTTCCAATCCCGTCACGACCTGATCCATACCCTGAGTCACGTCACGTTCCATTGCCAGCGCAGCCAATTCCGGATCACGTTTGCGCAGCGCGTCAATGACGTCCTTGTGACGGTCCGGAAAGCTCTGGGTGCCAAAGCGACCACACATCACCCGCAAAGAGGGGCCAAACCGAAGCCAAAGCCGATCTGCCAAGTCGGCCAAAATCGGAGCTTGGGCGTGGTCGTAGATAGTCGAATGGAATTGATAATTGTGATGCAGATAACCGGTGACATCCCCCGTATCAATCGCGTGATCCAATGCTGAGTCAATCCGCTCCAATGTATCAATATCCGCCGCATTTATTCGAGTTGTAGCGCGTCGGGTAAGCTCGGTTTCTATTGTTTTTCTTGCATAAATCAGTTGTCGAACATCGTCCGCAGACAATATCGGAACACTGACACGCCGATTGCCCTGAAAGATCAATGCACCATCGGATATCAACCTCCGAATGGCTTCGCGAACCGGAGTCATTCCGGCACCAAGTGAGCCGGTCAATCCCTGGATGGTAACAGCCTGTCCAGGGGCCAGTTCCCCAAACAGAATCTGTGCACGCAATGTCTTGTAAACCGTTTCATGCGCGGTCTGTTTCGAGCCGTTTTCGACCACGGTTTTCTCCGCTGCTAGGGGTTGCTCCACGTTACTCATTTTCCCTCTTTTGATCCTCGGCTGAACAAAGTTCCGACACCCAGTATCATAATTCTACTTGCCCCAAATGGCAAAACTTGATCAAATCCGATCAGCCGGACCCTGAAACCGGCACGAACAGGGAGACATTCATGACACTCAAAACGATGACCTTGACCGCCATCGTCGCTCTCGGCACCACTGCAGCATTTGCTGAAGAGGTTCGCGTTTATAACTGGTCCGACTATATTGATGAAGAGTTGCTGACCAAGTTCGAGGCAGAAACCGGCATTGATCTGATCTATGACGTGTTCGATAGCAACGAAGTTCTGGAAACCAAAATGTTGGCCGGCGGGTCGGGCTATGACGTCGTTGTGCCCAGCGGAACATTCCTACAGCGCCAAATTCAGGCGGGGGCATTCCAGAAGCTGGATTCGTCCAAATTATCCAATGCCGGCAATCTGTGGGATTTGATCGAATCGCGCACCGCACAATACGACCCTGATAATGCCTATTCCATCAACTACATGTGGGGAACAACCGGCCTGGGGGTTAACGTCGGCAAGGTCCGCGAGGTGTTGGGCGACGACGTTGCATTGAACAGCATGGATCTGGTGCTAAAGCCCGAGAACATGGAAAAACTTGCCTCCTGCGGTGTCCACGTCCTGGATGCCCCGGCTGAAATCATTCCCATGGTTCTGCAGTATCTGGGCGAAAACCCGGACAGTCATGACAAGGATGTTATCGCCAAGGCCGAACCCGTCCTGATGGCCGTGCGCCCCCATATCCAGAAATTCCACAGCTCTGAATACATCAATGCGCTGGCCAATGGCGATATCTGCGTTGCCGTAGGGTGGTCCGGCGATATCCTTCAGGCCCGCGACCGCGCAGCCGAAGCGGAAAATGGCGTCGAGATCGAGTATCACGCATTCGCCGAAGGCTCATTGATGTGGTTTGACCAAATGGCGATCCCCGTCGATGCACCGAACCCGGATGCCGCACACAAGTTCCTGGACTTTATCTTGGACGCCGAAAACATGGCCACGGCATCGAACTATGTCTATTATGCCAACGGCAACAAGGCGTCTCAGGAACATCTGGTCGAGGACGTGATTGGCGACACCGCAATCTATCCAGACGACACAACCATGAAAAACCTGTACACCACGACCCCTTATCCGGTGAAAACACAGCGAACCGTGACGCGTTTGTGGACCAAAATCAAATCAGGTACCTGACCTGAAGTGTTACACAGGCGGGTTTTGAAACCCGCCTGTTTTCGTTTGTATTCCAACCACTTGACGCGCCGCACAGGCGCGGCTTGCGAAGCTGACCAAATTGGGGGTTTTCGTGACTTCATCCGTTTTTGCACCCTGGGAAGACCCCGAGGCCAGACCGCTGATCCATTTTCAGAATGTCACCAAACGATTTGGCGACTTTGTTGCCATCGACGATCTGACTCTGGACATCTTTGAACAGGAATTCTTTGCGCTGCTGGGCCCTTCCGGATGCGGCAAGACCACAATGATGCGCATGCTCGCGGGGTTTGAAACCCCAACCGAAGGCACAATCGAACTGGCTGGAAAGGACATCGCCCCGACACCACCAAACAAACGCGCCACAAACATGATGTTCCAATCCTATGCCTTGTTTCCGCATTTGTCTGTCTGGGAAAACATTGCCTTTGGCCTGAAACGGGAAGGCATGCCCAAAAATGACATTCATGATCGGGTCGAAGAGATGTTGCGTTTGACTCGGTTAGAGAAATTCGCCCGGCGCAAACCTCATCAGATTTCAGGTGGGCAGCGTCAGCGTGTGGCTCTAGCCCGATCTTTAGCCAAAGCCCCAAAGTTGCTGCTGCTGGACGAACCGCTGGGTGCCCTGGATAAAAAGCTGCGGCAGGACACTCAATTTGAACTGATGGACATCCAAGAGAAAACCGGAACCACCTTCGTCATCGTCACCCATGACCAAGAAGAAGCCATGACCGTCGCATCCCGCGTGGCCGTCATGGATCATGGAAGGATCATCCAGGTTGCCACTCCGGATCGAATTTATGAAACACCAAATTCTGTCTATGTCGCTGATTTCATTGGTGATGTGAACATTATCCAAGGCACAACTACGCCGAATGGCGAAGACAGCTACGCCATTCGCTGGGCCGAAGATCAGGCTCCGCTGCACGCCATTTCGAACAGTAGTTTTTCCGATGGGCAGACCTGCAATCTGGCAATTCGACCAGAGAAGGTGACCATCTCGGCTGAACGACCTGAAAACGCCGATAACACAGTACAAGGGCGTATCCTGGACATTGCCTATCTCGGCAACATTTCGACTTACTATGTGGAATTGCCGTCCGGGGACACGATCAAGGCGCAGACGGCCAATACCCGGCGTATCGCGCGTCGCAGTTTTACATGGGAAGACACTGTTTGGTTGTCCTGGACGGCAACCGCAGGCGTTCTATTGGCTGAATGATGCGCCGTTTTGTTCTGATCGCCGTTCCGTATCTATGGCTTCTGGCCCTATTTTTGGTGCCGTTTGTCATCGTCCTCAAAATCTCGCTGAGTGATGCGGCCCTGGCCCGCCCCCCGTATTTTCCACAGTTCTCATGGGATGAAGGGATCGGAGCGCTGCTGTCCCAGTTGGACTTCGAAAATTTCATTTTTCTAACTGAAGATGATCTGTATTGGAAAGCCTATCTAAGCAGTCTTAAAATCGCATTGATTTCAACGGTCCTGACGCTGTTTGTCGGCTTCCCGATCGCCTATGGCATGGCGCGTGCGCCATCCGAGTGGCGCCCGACGTTGATGATGCTGGTCATCCTTCCCTTTTGGACCAGTTTTCTGATCCGGGTCTATGCCTGGATGGGGATTCTCAGCAACGAAGGTTTTCTTAACCAATTTCTGCTGTGGATTGGTGTGATTTCCACTCCGTTGACCATTCTGAACACCAACACGGCTGTCTATATCGGGATTGTCTATACTTATCTGCCATTCATGATTCTGCCGATCTATTCTGCCTTGGAACGCCTGGACGGGTCATTGATCGAAGCCGCCGAGGATCTCGGGTGCTCTCGCCTGACTGCATTCTGGATGGTTACCATTCCCCTATCCCGACCCGGGATTATCGCAGGTTCGTTTCTCGTCTTTATCCCTGCATTGGGTGAATTCGTGATCCCATCGTTGTTGGGAGGTTCCGGCACTTTGATGATCGGCAAGGTTCTGTGGGAAGAGTTCTTCTCGAATCGCGATTGGCCCGTTGCCAGCGCAGTGGCTGTTGTCCTGTTGCTGATCCTTGTGATTCCGATCGTTTTGTTCCAGCGCAACCAGCAGAAACAACAGGAGGCGGAACAATGAACAGGTTCAGTTGGTTCAACGTCGTTTCTCTGACTTTGGGGTTCGCGTTTCTCTATATCCCGATGATCATCCTGATCATCTTCAGCTTCAACGAAAGCAAGCTGGTCACCGTCTGGGCCGGGTTCTCGACCAAGTGGTACGGTGAGCTGATCCAGAACGAGGCCTTTTTGAGTGCGGCTTGGGTGACGCTGAAGGTAGCGGTCCTCTCATCAACCATTGCGACGGTGCTTGGCACGATGGCTGCCTATGTGATGGTGCGTAGTGGCCGGTTTCTGGGGAGAACGTTATTTTCAGGAATGATCTACGCGCCACTGGTGATGCCCGAAGTGATCACCGGACTGTCTTTGCTGTTGTTGTTCATCGGCATTGGTCTGGACCGGGGCGTGTTGACCATCGTTCTGGCACATACCACATTCTCCATGTGCTATGTATCGGTAGTCGTGTCTTCCCGGCTGGTTACATTTGACAGGTCTCTTGAGGAAGCCGCCCTGGACTTGGGATGTTCTCCAGGAGAAGCCTTTCGATTGGTGACGCTGCCAATTATCGCGCCTGCCGTAATTTCGGGATGGCTGTTGGCCTTTACCCTATCGCTGGATGATCTGGTCATTGCTTCCTTTACGTCCGGCCCCTCTGCGACCACTTTGCCGATCAAGATTTTTTCGGCCGTTCGCCTGGGGGTTAGTCCGGAAATCAACGCCCTTTCCACAATCATGATTGCCATTGTCACGGTCGGTGTACTGACTGCATCTCTGGTCAGTAAACGTCAGACGTTAAAACAAAAACGCGATGAACAGGAAGCCGCGCGCGCATGACAAATCACAGAGCCCGTTTGGTATTCGAAGAAAACGGGCTCTTCGACTCAATACCCACTCAGGCCCTACGCAAGGCTTCCAATTCCAGATACATCGCGTCCAGATATTCCTGTTGCCCTTGTTCAGTTTTCCACAAGCAATAGGCCGCCATTCTCCAGTGGAACCAAGGCTTCAACAGTTGAAAACGCTCTACCACTTGCCGGTCAGGGTAGGCCTGAAAGAAAGCCTCTTTTTCTTGGTCGGACAAGGGCGCACCGCGGTACAACAATTGCATCGCAGGTGACGCGAAAATTGCCAGATCTTCAGCCGGATCGCCCAAAACGGGGCATTGCCAGTCGATCAATGTCAATGTCCCATCATGTTCCACAATGTTCCCTGGAACAGGATCACCGTGAATAAATGTTATGAAGTTGGTTTTGGGGACAAAAACCAACGGGCGTGCATCCTGAATCTGTTGCCGTTCAGCCCCGAAACAACGGTCCAGAATGTAAAACGCTGCAGTGCCAATTTGTTGGCTACCATTTGGACCTTTTGGCGATGTTCCAAAATACGGTTGGTCGTGCAGTCTTCCCAAGAGTTGTGCAACATGCTCTGCGCCTCTGCGCCACGTATCCCCCGTCACATGTGTGTAAAGAATCCATCTTCGCCCCTCGAATGCACCTTCATCCAGCAACCTGGGAGCCATTCCGGTTCCAGCCAGCGCCTTGAGGCTGGATACTTCGCGATCGGGGTCATTGGAAAACAACGGGTTACGCGAACCTAGCCCATATAATTTTAGGACGCAGCTTGTTTGTCCCAGAACTCGCCAGACGTAATTGGAGCGACCACCAACCAAAGGCTGAAGTCTATCGGATGGCGCGAGGACACCCCTGCCAACCAGCCACGCAAAGAACCGGGCTTCGTACTCTGTTTGCAAACCTGACAGACTACCGCTCCCACAATCGGGTGCCACCCGAAGTCCCCGGCGGCAAACAGGAGCGGTTTATAGAATCATCGCCTGTTAAACTGGTTCGCGAAGCGCCGTTACCGCAGAGGACAAGATCGCCTGCCCGCCCGGAAGGATCAAGATCACTTCTCCATTTTGTATCTGCGCTTCCTGTACACGCGCATAAATCTGCGCCGGTTCGGTTAGGATGACGTCACCGCCTTGTCGGCTTTCGACAGTGAAACTGTAATTGCCCGAGGGAAATGCAGCGCCTGAGCTGTTCAACCCATCCCAGTGATACGGCTCCGCGGAAACAGGAAGCGGTAATCTTTGAACCTCTGCTCCGCTGCTGTCCGTGACCACCAGCTCCACACTGTCCGAAACCGCAGCCGGATTAGGTGAAATCGTTATCGGGCTTCCGTCAAAATGACCCGGCATTGCCGCCCTGGCTTCCATCCCAACCCAATTCGACATTGCCGAAAATTGAGACGTTCCGATCGACCCAACCAACGACGTAAGAGAATCGTTGGTCTTTACTTGCTGCTCAACCATGGAAAATTGGGCCAGTTGCGCCGCATATTCCGTGGAATCGATCGGTTCCAACGGATCCTGGTAACGGGCTTGCGCCGTGAGCATTTTCAAGAATGTTTCGAAATCAGAAGTCAACGCAGACGTATTGGTTGCTGCGGGTTGCGGAGTGGTCGTTGTCTGTACCTGCGAAACTGCGTTTACCATTGCTTCAAATCCTTATGTCCAACCCATTTGTGACCACAGCCGACTGCCCTTTGGACGAACCTTGCACATGCTCCCCCGTGTCGCCCATAGCCTCCCCAACATTGTCTTCTCTGGTCTCCGCTTCTGGTGAATGTTCAGGTTTTTGACCGCTTCCGGAGAAATCCAGATTGATATCGTCATATCCCATGTCCTTAAAATCACTCAGCAGTTGATCAACGTTTCGCCGCAGCAATTCCAATGTTTCAGATCGCTCGGCTACAATCGAAACTCCGATCGTGGCGTCCGATAGAGTCAGGGCTATTCTGACATTTCCCAATTCCTCTGGATTCAATGCAATTTCGACTGGACGAGTACCCGATCTGGCCATTGCATCCTGCATCTGGGTGACGACAGAGCGGTAGACCTCTGCCCTGGATGCGAGAGGAGAAACATTTTTCACATCTATGGGAAACTGAACGTCACTACGTGACCCGCGCTCTGCAAACTCGGGCACATCCACCAATACTTCTTTTACAATGGTCGCTGACGTGGATTCTGCCTCCAGTCCAAAGTGCGAACGCGTGGCGGCGATCTCTGTGGGTTGAACAGCCCATTCTCGGCCAGCTGTTTGTCGGTTGGAACTGCTGGCGTTCGCCAGTTGCGGCGCAAGCAACGTGGATGCGAATCGCCCAGAATCTCCCCAGTTTTTCGCCTCAAGCTCGGCTATGTTACTATTATTTGGCTCCGGGAGCCGTACTTCAGCCTGCATCTCTGCCGTATGGTTTTGCTCAGGGGGCGTCGCTGCTGGCACCATGCTCTGGCCCGAGATCCGGCGACTTGCATCAACCTGACCGAAAACTGGGCTCGGCGCATCAGCGGGGCGACCAATGTCATCCTGGCTCAAACCCGCACTCTGTCCCGTGCCAGAGCGACCAGAGTCAAGTTGGCCAACAATTGCACCCAGCCCATTAATAGAGCGCCCCAATTCCAAATGACCCACCGCGGACCGATCGACATGGAACTGGCCCGTCACTGTGCTCT
Protein-coding regions in this window:
- the flgD gene encoding flagellar hook assembly protein FlgD (acts as a scaffold for the assembly of hook proteins onto the flagellar basal body rod; Rhodobacter sphaeroides has 2 copies of many flagellar genes; the Rhodobacter protein in this cluster is associated with a set of flagellar genes acquired by lateral gene transfer; these genes are not normally expressed); this encodes MVNAVSQVQTTTTPQPAATNTSALTSDFETFLKMLTAQARYQDPLEPIDSTEYAAQLAQFSMVEQQVKTNDSLTSLVGSIGTSQFSAMSNWVGMEARAAMPGHFDGSPITISPNPAAVSDSVELVVTDSSGAEVQRLPLPVSAEPYHWDGLNSSGAAFPSGNYSFTVESRQGGDVILTEPAQIYARVQEAQIQNGEVILILPGGQAILSSAVTALREPV
- a CDS encoding aminoglycoside phosphotransferase family protein, which translates into the protein MVGGRSNYVWRVLGQTSCVLKLYGLGSRNPLFSNDPDREVSSLKALAGTGMAPRLLDEGAFEGRRWILYTHVTGDTWRRGAEHVAQLLGRLHDQPYFGTSPKGPNGSQQIGTAAFYILDRCFGAERQQIQDARPLVFVPKTNFITFIHGDPVPGNIVEHDGTLTLIDWQCPVLGDPAEDLAIFASPAMQLLYRGAPLSDQEKEAFFQAYPDRQVVERFQLLKPWFHWRMAAYCLWKTEQGQQEYLDAMYLELEALRRA
- a CDS encoding ABC transporter permease subunit encodes the protein MNRFSWFNVVSLTLGFAFLYIPMIILIIFSFNESKLVTVWAGFSTKWYGELIQNEAFLSAAWVTLKVAVLSSTIATVLGTMAAYVMVRSGRFLGRTLFSGMIYAPLVMPEVITGLSLLLLFIGIGLDRGVLTIVLAHTTFSMCYVSVVVSSRLVTFDRSLEEAALDLGCSPGEAFRLVTLPIIAPAVISGWLLAFTLSLDDLVIASFTSGPSATTLPIKIFSAVRLGVSPEINALSTIMIAIVTVGVLTASLVSKRQTLKQKRDEQEAARA